DNA from Candidatus Hydrogenedentota bacterium:
TCATGCCGGGTCCTGCCCCGGACTGGTGCCCGAACCGTTCAACGCGGACAAGTCCAAATCGGATACCCGAATCTCGCCCGTCATCAGTTTGTGCAACAACGCCTTGAAGAGTTCTTCAAGCACCGCGCGCTTTTGCTTGTGCAGGTCGATCTTGCGGTCAATGGCGTCTAGGATCGCGACGATTTCACGCTGTTCATCCATTGTTGGCAATGGGACTGTGAGGCCTCGCAAGAATGCACATGTTAGTGCGCCCTTTGTGCTTCCGCCACCCGCTGCAATTTGCCTTAGATACTCGTATTGAGTTTCAAGAAAGCCACGCAGAAAACTGGGCTCCGCCTTGTCGGTGTCTGTTTGCACGTATGCGATGTGCTGATTGATTGTGGCTTCGATGTTTAGAACCGCGCAGTGTCCCAACGTCTTGCCTTGTCCCGTAATGGCGATCAGCACCGCGCCTGGTTTCAAAATCGGCAAGTGACATTCATCGAGTGCCGTCTGAGTTATGAACTGGTCAGCCGTTACTATATTTCGGTTGTAAACCTTTGCACTCATTAACCATGGAAATTTCCCGCCATCCCAATAGGCCGAAATCGATTTTTTGGGTGTCGAACCGTTTCCAATCTTACCTAATGAACCTAACTGCGCCGTACTCCAACTCTCCGGCATCGGCCCGATCTCGGTTTCCTTCTGCGGTTCGCCGCGCAGGCCGCGCGTGAACAGCTCACGCATCGTGGCGCGCTTCAAAGCATCACAGTTTTGCAGGGCGTCTGTCTCGATGGCTAACGCCCGTTCGACCATATCCAATAGAGCAGCTATGGCCCCTTGTTCGTCGAAGGCTGGCAAATTTGTCTTGATTGCGTAAACATCCTCGCGATTGAGACCCGGAATAGCACTGTGACTGTTTAGTGACGTGAGTCCGCAGTGACGCAGAAGATGATAGAGATAGCGCCAATTATGGCCAGCGCGATTCACGACATAGTAAGTTGTATCAATCGGCCAAAACGGTTCGGAAGCATATTGAACTTCACCAACAGATCCTTTTCGTCCTACTATTATTCCCGGTCCTGGAATAAGTGATGAATTGTGAGTGCCAACGATACCATTGGATCCGTATACGCCCACTGATCCCGGAATTCGTTCATGTGTTGGTAGGGACTTGCCATACGCCAACTCAATTTCGGCAGCCAGATGAGTTTCGCGCCACTCACTCACCAGATTATTGCTCCAAGGATTTCCAACAATCGTCGATCGTGCTCTTGTGCTTCGCCTGAGATTTGGTTAAGTCTGTCGATAAGCGATTTCAAATCGTGTGCCGTTGCTGCATCAGGCTTACCTACCCATCGACTCGGACTCAAGTTGTACTCTGCGGAAACTACCTCCGCGTGACTAACGACGGCCAATTCACCGTGGATTGGCTCGCCCCTTAAATACACAGCCGCAAGTTGCTGAATTGACTGTTCTGGTAAGTAGTTTTTGGGACGCCCCTTGCGATACCGATGGCTCGCGTTAAGAAGAACGATTTTACCTTTCCGGGCGGCGGACTTACGCTTGGAGAGCACGACGATAATGCCTGCGGCATTGGTGTTATAGAAGAGGTTGTCCGGAAGCAGAATTACGCCATCAATCAGATCGCGATCGACAAACCATTTCCGGATATTGCGTTCCTTATCTTCGTTCTTCGATCCCGAGCCTCGCGTAACGGCGCCGGTATCCAACACAACGGCAGCGCGGCCGCGATCGTTCATGCACGCGAGCGTATGTTGCAACCATGCCCAATCGCCTTTGCCGGTGGTGACGCCGCCTGCGGTGCGGAAGCGGTCGTAAGGGTCTTTGCCGAAAATGTCCGGTGCGAAGGGCTGGTTCCACATGGGATTGGCGACGACGATGTCGTAGGTCATGAGCCGACCATCCGCCGTGCGGAACTTCGGGTTGATCATCGTGTCGCCGCGCTGCAGTTCAACGTCCATGTCGTGGATAATCGCATTCATCTGCGCGACGGCGTAGCTCTCGGCCTGCAATTCCTGGCCGGAAAGGCGCAGCGGAACTTTGCTGGTAGGGTCGAGTTCGCGCGCGACGAGCTGCAACTTGATGAGCAGGCCCGCGGAGCCGCAGGCGTAATCGTGGCACGTCTCGCCCGGCTTGGGGCGCATGATCTGCGCCATAAGAAAGCCGACTTCGGTGGGAGTGAAGAACTCTCCCGCGCTTTGCCCAGAGCCTTCCGCGAACTTGCGCAATAGGTACTCGTAGGCGCGGCCCAGAAAGTCCGGTTGCACGTCCGCGAGGCCAAGCCTGTAGCGCGGGTCCGAGAATGTCTCGACGACACCCCGTAGCTTCGCGGGGTTGATGTCGCGTTCGCCGTTGCGTTCCGCCGCGAAGTCTACAATATCGATCACGCCCGAAAGCGTTGGATTGTGTTTCACCACGGCGCGAACGGCCTTGGTCAAGTGTTCGCCAATGTCGCGCGGTTTGTCCCGCTGCGGCCATTCGTATTGCTCGCGCCCGCTGATGATCGCCCACCGCGCTTCCGGCGGCAGATAGAATCGAAGCAACGAATGGTCTGATTCGGCAATTTCCAATGCCGTCGCACGGTCGCCGTACTCCTCCGCCAAGCGGCCGATCTCGTCGTCGAACACATCGGACAGGCGCTTTAGGAACAACAGCGGCAGCAGGTAGTCCTTGAACTTGGCCGCGTCCTTTTCACCGCGAATCGAACACGCCGCATCCCAAAGCATTTGCTCCATGGGCTTCGTCGTAGGGACTTTGCCGGTCGCGCGGGCGCGTCGCCGAGTTGGCATTGCCACGGACGGGTCTGCGTGGATATCCTCGTCGTCGATGCCCGCATCGCGAGCGAGCGCCGCAATGGCTTCCTTGGCCGCACGCTGGGGTTTGGTGTCCCCGGCTTCCCATCGATTGACCGTGGCAAAGGCGACGCCTAGGCGTTCGGCTAACGCCTCTTGGGTCAAGTCGAGCTTGGCCCGAATCGCTCGGAGAAGAGCAGGAGTGATACTGATTTTTGACATGTTTGCATTATATGTTATATAACATAATTTGTCAATGCCGAGATTCATCGCTAATGTAAGCCATTGGTTTGGTGGCAGTTGTGCAGTTCACAAACGAGAAGTTGCGGAGGTTAGCAGCAGGGGATTCGCCGGGTTGGGGGCGGGACGTTGGCGGGAAGCAACCCCACAGCGCATCTCACGCACTCGTCATGGCGGAAACACGCTCACCATTTTCGGAGCCACATAACGCCGCACGGTTTTCATCGGCGCTTTAGCCGCCTTGAGGGCGTCGCGTTGGTACAGGGGCAAGCCTTTGCCGGTATCGCGGGGAGACACGTCGATGACGGTGTTGCCGCGGATGGTGAAGGTGTATTTCGCGGGCGGGTCGAGCGGTTTCCAATCGGGTCCCGGGTCGGTGCATTCCTTCCAGAACTCGTCCTGTTTCCATTTGAGCGTGTAGGTTTCCGTTGTGGTTGTGAGCGGGAATTCGAGCGTGATGGTGTCCGTCGGCTCCAGATTGTCGAGGGTCGCATAGCGGCCAACCCACACGGCGTCATGCGGCTCGCCGTTCACGGTGGCGCGCACGGAGCGCGTATCGACGTAAAACGGAATGCGCACGGCGACCGATTGCGCGCTCTTGTTGCGAATGACGACTTTCCCCTCGAAGGGCAAATAGCTGTCCACGTCCAGCCACGGCGACGCGCGGTTCAGCAGCAGGTTGATGCGCGCGTGTCCGTCGTCGCATTGCGCGATCGAGTGCCACGCGAAATACATCGCGGGGGTGCAATTGCCGGTGCAGCAGATCGTGTAGAGCAGATTATGCTCGGGGATCAGGGTTGGATGCGTGCTGTCGGACAGAAACGTGCCGAGGCAGCGGTCGATTGCGTTCTCGTTGCTCTCGTTCGCGGGGTCGTAGGGTCCGGACGTCGTGTCGTTCTTGCCGCGGCCCTCGGGCATTTCCGCGTTCGCCGCATTCATGCGCGCGGCGTCGGTGATCTGCAACTCGGCGAGATGATTGCGGATGTATGCGTCTGCGTCGTCCCAATAGTCACCGACGCCCGCGACTGACAGCGCCAACGCGAGCCACGTCATGTCACCGGTCGTGCAGCCTTCGCCGAAAAGCCCAATGCGCGCAATGCCGAACGACCGCATATGCTCGTAGCCGTCGCGCACGAACTGTTTGATGCGCGCGTTGTTCGCCGCCTGCGCGTAGGTGAGCAGGCCCATCAATCCTTGCGTGTGCGCGTGGCTGTGGCCGTTGAACTGCGCGTGTTCCGCGCTGGTGACCGCTTTCGGCGCCGCTTCGGATTCCCAGAATTTCGGAAGAATCGTGAACCGCGCCAATCCGCCGCACGTGTCGATGTATTTCGTTTGGTTCGAGGCCAGCGCCCACCGTGTCATCGGGCGGATGGCGCGGCCCTGAATGAACACTTGCAACCAATAATTCGTCACGCCCAATGCCGTGGGGTTCGTGCTCGGTGGGCCGTCGTAGTAATAGAGGCCGTCGCCCTGCGGTTGCGCCGAGCGCACGTGGTCTTCCGCGATCGTGTCGATGACGCGCTTCAATTCAGGTCTCGGGTCGACTTGATACAGATTGGTCAGCGCCGCCATCGTGCACGACACCGGGGTCGGCGCGGCGGGGTTCAAGGGCACGTCCGTTATCATTCCCTCGAACATTTTTGCATCGACGTCGAGGTTCTCCTCGCTGCCGCTCATCATGCGCGCGAATTGGAGCGCTTCCGCAATCTTTCCCCAGTTCGGCGGCCCGCCCGGAAAATCGCTGAGATAGGCGGGCCGGCCGTTGAAGTACACGTGGCCGTACGGCGCGAAGTGCTTTTCCGGATTCAGGAAGGACGTGAGGCCATGCACGGCGATTCGAGCGCGCTCGGCAAGATCGAGGGTGTCAGGGACGGCCGCCTCGTAGCGTTCGCCGTTGGGCTTGAAGGCGTCCGGATTGATCGCGCCCGCCGGGTCGTAGCCAAACGCGCACACGCATTGAATCGCTGCGCACACGCCAATCGCGACTCGGAAGGCGCGTCTACGCGCGCTGGCACTTCGCATTCATTTCTCCTTCACGGTCGCTTTCGTTGCGCCCGTCGAGATTCCGCCGTCCACCAAAAGGGTTTGGCCCGTGATATACGCGCTGGCGTCGGACGCCAAGAAGACGATTGCGCCGTCGAGATCGTGTGGCTGGCCCGGACGTTTCAGCGGTATGCGGTCGCAGATGTAGTTCACCCACGCTTCGTTCTCGTACAACACCGCTGTCTGCGCCGTCTTGAACCAGCCCGGCGCGAGACAGTTCACGGTGATACCGTACTCGCCCCAGTCGTCCGCGAGGCTCATCGTCAACTGCTTCGTGCCGCCCCGGCTCGCGCAATAGGGGCCGAGACCGGAGTACCCCGCAACGGTTGTCACCGAGCCGATGTTGATCACGCGCCCGTACCGGTTTGGGATCATGCTGCGGTTGGCGATCGCCTGCGCGACGAAGAAGGTCCCGCGGAGGTTTGTATCGAGCACAAGATTCCAGTCGTCCCATGTCACGTCCGTTGCGCGTTTGCGGACGTTGCACCCCGCGTTGTTGACGAGAACATCGATCTTGCCGCACGTGCCTACTGCCGCATCGGCCATGCACTGGATGCTGTCGTAGTCGCGCACATCGAGTTCGAGCGGAACGCAGCGGCGGCCCATCGATTCGATTTCGTAGGTGAAGTCTTTCAGTGATATCAGCGACCGGGACGTGATGGCCAGGTCCGCGCCCGCCTTCGCGAGCGCGCGCGCCATGTATTGACCGAGCCCGCGGCTCGCGCCGGTAATCAATGCCGTTTTGCCGGTCAAATCGAACATGACAAGTCCTCTCGCGTCTACTTCGCCGGATTCAGTATCACTTTCATTAGGCCCCGCTCGCGTGCGTGCAGCCGCCTGAACCATTCCGGACCATCGTCCAATGACGCGACCGCGCTGATTAACGGTGCGACACGCACGTGCTCGCGCTGAAGCAGGTTTAAGCACGTGGGGTACTCGCCCGACGATGCGCAGGAACCGAACAAACTGATCTCGCGCGTCACGACGGATTGCAGTGGAAGCTGCACATTCGCGCTGACGTTTCCGACCAGCACCACGGCCCCGCCCTTGCGCGCGCACTGGATTGCCGCGCCGACAGTTTCGTTCGCGCCGACGGCCTCGAACACCGCGTCCGCCCCGAGGCCGCGGGTCCGCGCGCGCACGGCGGTAAGTACGTCGATGCGAGACGGATTCAGCGTTACGTGCGCGCCACACTCGGTCGCCAGCGCGAGCCGCGAATCGTCCAGATCGACCGCGATAATCAGGTTATACGAATGCACGCGCAACGCCTGGACGATCAGCAGTCCGATCATTCCCGCGCCAATCACCACGGCGCAATCGTTCGGCACGAACGACGCGTGCGTGACCGCGTGCAGCGCCACGGAAATCGGCTCGACCATCGCTGCGTGCTCGAAGGGCACGCCGTCGGGAACGCGATACAGGATGCGGCCGGGCACGGCGACGTACTCCGCGAACGCCCCGTGCTGCCGGTACTCGTCGCACGATACGCCCAACACGCGCCGGTCCTCGCACAGGTTCACACGGTCCTGCTTGCAGAATGTGCAGGCGCCGCAGTATATGGTCGAGTCGAACGTGACGCGATCGCCGGTTTTCCACTGCGGCACGTCCTTGCCGACCGCGGCGATGATACCCGCCGCTTCGTGGCCCATGATTATTGGCGGAATGCGGCGGCCCGTCGACCCGTCCATGCCGTGCACGTCGCTGCCGCAAATGCCGCAGGCCTGTACCGCCACCAACACGTCGTCGCCGGAGACGTGCGGTTTCGGAACGTCTTGGATTTCGAGCGTGCTTGGAGCGGTCAGTACGAGGGCCTTCATAAGTGGTAATCACTTACCGGCGGACAGTTGGACAAGCTGGAACACACAGAAATAGCCGAACATGACGAACGCGAGCAGCAGTCCGGCAATGAATACCCGGTTCGCGCGAAGGATTTCGCGAACGTCATCGGCGAAAAACCGCGGCATGACGAAATACAGGGTCAAACCCACAGCAAGCGCCTGCAACGGCGTCAGCACCATGCCATCGAGAATCGCGGCGACTTGTACAAGTGCGACGGGCTGATATCCGAGCGAATAGACTATTACGACGTTGCTGATGGCGAATAGAACCAGGATTGTACGGAACTGCGTCTTCCAGGGCCAGCGTTGCGTCGCCGGAAACAGCACACGC
Protein-coding regions in this window:
- a CDS encoding galactitol-1-phosphate 5-dehydrogenase, whose product is MKALVLTAPSTLEIQDVPKPHVSGDDVLVAVQACGICGSDVHGMDGSTGRRIPPIIMGHEAAGIIAAVGKDVPQWKTGDRVTFDSTIYCGACTFCKQDRVNLCEDRRVLGVSCDEYRQHGAFAEYVAVPGRILYRVPDGVPFEHAAMVEPISVALHAVTHASFVPNDCAVVIGAGMIGLLIVQALRVHSYNLIIAVDLDDSRLALATECGAHVTLNPSRIDVLTAVRARTRGLGADAVFEAVGANETVGAAIQCARKGGAVVLVGNVSANVQLPLQSVVTREISLFGSCASSGEYPTCLNLLQREHVRVAPLISAVASLDDGPEWFRRLHARERGLMKVILNPAK
- a CDS encoding N-6 DNA methylase is translated as MSKISITPALLRAIRAKLDLTQEALAERLGVAFATVNRWEAGDTKPQRAAKEAIAALARDAGIDDEDIHADPSVAMPTRRRARATGKVPTTKPMEQMLWDAACSIRGEKDAAKFKDYLLPLLFLKRLSDVFDDEIGRLAEEYGDRATALEIAESDHSLLRFYLPPEARWAIISGREQYEWPQRDKPRDIGEHLTKAVRAVVKHNPTLSGVIDIVDFAAERNGERDINPAKLRGVVETFSDPRYRLGLADVQPDFLGRAYEYLLRKFAEGSGQSAGEFFTPTEVGFLMAQIMRPKPGETCHDYACGSAGLLIKLQLVARELDPTSKVPLRLSGQELQAESYAVAQMNAIIHDMDVELQRGDTMINPKFRTADGRLMTYDIVVANPMWNQPFAPDIFGKDPYDRFRTAGGVTTGKGDWAWLQHTLACMNDRGRAAVVLDTGAVTRGSGSKNEDKERNIRKWFVDRDLIDGVILLPDNLFYNTNAAGIIVVLSKRKSAARKGKIVLLNASHRYRKGRPKNYLPEQSIQQLAAVYLRGEPIHGELAVVSHAEVVSAEYNLSPSRWVGKPDAATAHDLKSLIDRLNQISGEAQEHDRRLLEILGAIIW
- a CDS encoding SDR family oxidoreductase; this encodes MFDLTGKTALITGASRGLGQYMARALAKAGADLAITSRSLISLKDFTYEIESMGRRCVPLELDVRDYDSIQCMADAAVGTCGKIDVLVNNAGCNVRKRATDVTWDDWNLVLDTNLRGTFFVAQAIANRSMIPNRYGRVINIGSVTTVAGYSGLGPYCASRGGTKQLTMSLADDWGEYGITVNCLAPGWFKTAQTAVLYENEAWVNYICDRIPLKRPGQPHDLDGAIVFLASDASAYITGQTLLVDGGISTGATKATVKEK
- a CDS encoding restriction endonuclease subunit S produces the protein MSEWRETHLAAEIELAYGKSLPTHERIPGSVGVYGSNGIVGTHNSSLIPGPGIIVGRKGSVGEVQYASEPFWPIDTTYYVVNRAGHNWRYLYHLLRHCGLTSLNSHSAIPGLNREDVYAIKTNLPAFDEQGAIAALLDMVERALAIETDALQNCDALKRATMRELFTRGLRGEPQKETEIGPMPESWSTAQLGSLGKIGNGSTPKKSISAYWDGGKFPWLMSAKVYNRNIVTADQFITQTALDECHLPILKPGAVLIAITGQGKTLGHCAVLNIEATINQHIAYVQTDTDKAEPSFLRGFLETQYEYLRQIAAGGGSTKGALTCAFLRGLTVPLPTMDEQREIVAILDAIDRKIDLHKQKRAVLEELFKALLHKLMTGEIRVSDLDLSALNGSGTSPGQDPA